The Vicia villosa cultivar HV-30 ecotype Madison, WI linkage group LG1, Vvil1.0, whole genome shotgun sequence genome includes a region encoding these proteins:
- the LOC131628470 gene encoding histone H4, which yields MSGRGKGGKGLGKGGAKRHRKVLRDNIQGITKPAIRRLARRGGVKRISGLIYEETRGVLKIFLENVIRDAVTYTEHARRKTVTAMDVVYALKRQGRTLYGFGG from the coding sequence ATGTCAGGAAGAGGCAAGGGAGGAAAGGGTCTTGGAAAGGGAGGAGCCAAACGACACCGTAAGGTTCTCAGAGATAACATTCAGGGAATCACCAAGCCTGCTATTCGTCGTCTTGCTAGACGTGGTGGCGTCAAGCGTATCAGCGGTCTAATTTATGAAGAAACTCGCGGTGTTCTCAAGATCTTTCTTGAGAATGTGATTCGTGATGCCGTGACCTACACGGAGCACGCTCGTCGTAAGACTGTTACTGCGATGGATGTTGTTTACGCTCTCAAGAGACAGGGGAGAACTCTCTACGGATTCGGCGGTTAG